The following are from one region of the Sandaracinus amylolyticus genome:
- a CDS encoding alpha-amylase family glycosyl hydrolase: MIQRSAVALLALCAAACDPDPTPRVSTHVDDWRDRVIYQVLVDRFENGDPSNDDADGIEPVPGDLARVQGGDWRGVEERLDYVARLGMSAIWISPIVANVPRIESEDGYHGYWASDFTAHNPRFGTLEELQSLVAAAHARDIVVIVDIVTNHAGRVFGYDLDHDGTIDPDEDLPPYRREGYDAPILWHDGPLRVFAADGAIVELGREHFHRRGIGDLGDYEERRYGDFPTGLRDLDTAREDVVEAMIETFVHWVLVTDVDGFRIDAVPHVELPFWQAFCDGVRRRLDAHGKRRFFLLGEIYEADGAEIARHTAEGALDAGFDFPAKMTLIDGVILGGAPPSTARAALETNRALFRDVPQPFGIGLSPWQARVTIADNHDLPRVRAEVPDAFAVDQALVAMFVLDSIPGIYYGTEQEFSGRSHHEAREVMWESGFREDLPSFALIQRLAALRRGSIALRRGALVVRYASEVGGMELESPPADAGMLAWERAHDDERVLVALNTHPVQTSSARVATSFSPGTVLEDRLGGALRFEVAPDGTVEIAIPPRESVVLFAP; this comes from the coding sequence TTGATCCAGCGATCTGCCGTCGCGCTGCTCGCGCTCTGCGCCGCCGCGTGTGATCCCGATCCGACTCCGCGCGTCTCGACCCACGTCGACGACTGGCGTGATCGCGTCATCTACCAGGTGCTCGTCGATCGCTTCGAGAACGGCGATCCGAGCAACGACGACGCCGACGGGATCGAACCGGTGCCCGGCGATCTCGCGCGGGTGCAGGGCGGCGACTGGCGCGGCGTCGAGGAGCGCCTCGACTACGTCGCTCGCCTCGGCATGAGCGCGATCTGGATCTCTCCGATCGTCGCCAACGTGCCGCGCATCGAGAGCGAGGACGGCTATCACGGCTACTGGGCGAGCGACTTCACCGCGCACAACCCGCGCTTCGGCACGCTCGAAGAGCTGCAGTCGCTGGTCGCCGCCGCCCACGCCCGCGACATCGTGGTGATCGTCGACATCGTCACGAACCACGCGGGCCGGGTGTTCGGGTACGACCTCGATCACGACGGCACGATCGATCCCGACGAGGACCTGCCGCCCTATCGCCGCGAGGGATACGACGCGCCGATCCTCTGGCACGACGGGCCCCTGCGCGTCTTCGCCGCGGACGGCGCGATCGTCGAGCTCGGCCGCGAGCACTTCCATCGGCGCGGCATCGGCGACCTCGGCGACTACGAAGAGCGCCGCTACGGTGACTTCCCCACCGGCCTGCGCGATCTCGACACCGCGCGCGAAGACGTCGTCGAGGCGATGATCGAGACGTTCGTGCACTGGGTGCTCGTCACCGACGTCGACGGCTTCCGCATCGACGCGGTGCCCCACGTCGAGCTCCCGTTCTGGCAGGCGTTCTGCGACGGAGTGCGACGTCGCCTCGACGCCCACGGCAAGCGGCGCTTCTTCCTGCTCGGCGAGATCTACGAGGCCGACGGCGCGGAGATCGCGCGCCACACCGCGGAAGGCGCGCTCGACGCGGGCTTCGACTTCCCCGCGAAGATGACGCTGATCGACGGAGTGATCCTCGGGGGCGCCCCGCCCTCCACCGCGCGCGCCGCGCTCGAGACGAACCGCGCGCTCTTCCGCGACGTGCCGCAGCCCTTCGGCATCGGGCTCTCGCCGTGGCAGGCGCGGGTGACCATCGCCGACAACCACGATCTGCCGCGCGTGCGCGCCGAGGTGCCCGACGCGTTCGCCGTCGATCAAGCGCTGGTCGCGATGTTCGTGCTCGATTCGATCCCCGGCATCTACTACGGGACCGAGCAGGAGTTCTCCGGCCGCTCGCACCACGAGGCGCGCGAGGTGATGTGGGAGTCGGGGTTCCGCGAAGATCTCCCGAGCTTCGCGCTGATCCAGCGGCTCGCCGCGCTGCGCCGTGGCTCGATCGCGCTGCGTCGCGGCGCGCTGGTGGTGCGCTACGCGAGCGAGGTCGGAGGCATGGAGCTCGAGTCGCCGCCCGCCGACGCCGGGATGCTCGCGTGGGAGCGCGCCCACGACGACGAGCGCGTGCTCGTCGCGCTCAACACCCATCCCGTGCAGACGTCGAGCGCGCGCGTCGCGACGAGCTTCTCGCCCGGCACCGT
- a CDS encoding acetate/propionate family kinase: protein MRVLVVNVGSTSVKYNLYEMDTEARLAAGRVERVGTADATHIHEGGSDRIDGRDVTGALRAILAHLTRDAGPLPDPSALAAVGHRVVHGGEQLVTPTPVDERAERIIEECAAYAPLHNPVNLAGIRAARAVFSQVPHVAVFDTAFHAQLPPHAYSYAIPHELYLEKGIRRYGFHGPSHQYMALSAAEHLRTDLSRLKLITCHLGGGASVSAIEHGVSVETSMGMTPLEGLVMGTRAGDLDPAIPMLLAKQGMAAGDIDELLNRRSGLAGLSGIGADFRDIQNAAEAGDPRARLAIEVFVHRLRKYVGAYAATLGGADAIVFTGGIGENSALVRSKVCEGLIFMGVALDERANEAKRAADHGGIVEISAPRAPTKVLVVRTDEERIIAREVMRCVVGPTATIRSVRARPIPVGVSVRHVHLSRADCDALFGPGYELTKKRDVTQPGQYVTRETVDLVGPKGEVRRVAIINPLRKQTQVEVARTDAITLGVSPPLRESGKLEGTPGLTLRGPVGSVEIPSGVILAHRHVHMSPDEARDFGVQDRDVIKVRVDGDREMTMGDVIVRVHPEFTLDMHVDTDEANAAGLTSDSVVAFEGVQEPREG from the coding sequence ATGCGCGTCCTGGTCGTCAACGTCGGATCGACCTCCGTCAAATACAACCTCTACGAGATGGACACCGAGGCGCGCCTCGCCGCCGGGCGCGTCGAGCGCGTCGGCACCGCGGACGCCACGCACATCCACGAGGGCGGCAGCGATCGCATCGACGGACGCGACGTCACCGGCGCGCTGCGCGCGATCCTCGCGCACCTCACGCGCGACGCCGGACCGCTGCCCGATCCGAGCGCGCTCGCCGCGGTCGGTCATCGCGTCGTGCACGGCGGCGAGCAGCTGGTCACCCCGACGCCGGTCGACGAGCGCGCCGAGCGCATCATCGAGGAGTGCGCCGCCTACGCGCCGCTCCACAACCCGGTGAACCTCGCCGGCATCCGCGCCGCGCGCGCCGTCTTCTCCCAGGTCCCGCACGTCGCGGTGTTCGACACCGCGTTCCACGCGCAGCTCCCACCGCACGCCTACAGCTACGCGATCCCCCACGAGCTCTATCTCGAGAAGGGCATCCGCCGTTACGGCTTCCACGGCCCGAGCCACCAGTACATGGCGCTCTCGGCCGCCGAGCACCTCCGGACCGATCTCTCGCGCCTCAAGCTCATCACCTGTCACCTCGGCGGCGGCGCGAGCGTCAGCGCGATCGAGCACGGCGTGTCGGTCGAGACCTCGATGGGCATGACGCCCCTCGAGGGCCTGGTGATGGGCACCCGCGCCGGCGATCTCGATCCCGCGATCCCGATGCTCCTCGCGAAGCAGGGCATGGCCGCGGGCGACATCGACGAGCTGCTCAACCGTCGCTCCGGGCTCGCCGGTCTCTCGGGCATCGGCGCGGACTTCCGCGACATCCAGAACGCCGCGGAAGCCGGCGATCCCCGGGCGCGCCTCGCGATCGAGGTGTTCGTGCACCGCCTCCGCAAGTACGTCGGCGCGTACGCCGCGACGCTCGGCGGCGCCGACGCGATCGTGTTCACCGGCGGCATCGGCGAGAACTCCGCGCTCGTGCGCAGCAAGGTCTGCGAGGGCCTGATCTTCATGGGCGTCGCCCTCGACGAGCGCGCCAACGAGGCGAAGCGCGCCGCCGATCACGGCGGCATCGTCGAGATCTCCGCGCCCCGCGCCCCCACCAAGGTGCTCGTGGTGCGCACCGACGAAGAGCGCATTATCGCGCGCGAGGTGATGCGCTGCGTGGTCGGTCCGACCGCGACCATCCGCAGCGTGCGCGCCCGTCCGATCCCGGTCGGCGTCAGCGTGCGCCACGTGCACCTCTCGCGCGCCGACTGCGACGCGCTCTTCGGTCCGGGCTACGAGCTCACGAAGAAGCGCGACGTGACCCAGCCCGGCCAGTACGTCACCCGGGAGACCGTCGATCTCGTCGGCCCCAAGGGCGAGGTCCGCCGCGTCGCGATCATCAACCCGCTGCGCAAGCAGACCCAGGTCGAGGTGGCGCGCACCGACGCCATCACGCTCGGCGTGAGCCCGCCGCTGCGCGAGTCGGGCAAGCTCGAGGGCACGCCCGGCCTCACGCTGCGCGGCCCCGTGGGCTCGGTGGAGATCCCCAGCGGCGTGATCCTCGCGCACCGTCACGTGCACATGTCGCCCGACGAAGCGCGCGACTTCGGCGTGCAGGATCGCGACGTCATCAAGGTGCGCGTCGACGGTGATCGCGAGATGACGATGGGCGACGTGATCGTGCGGGTGCACCCGGAGTTCACGCTCGACATGCACGTCGACACCGACGAGGCCAACGCTGCGGGGCTCACCAGCGACAGCGTCGTCGCGTTCGAGGGCGTGCAGGAGCCGCGCGAGGGTTGA
- a CDS encoding metallophosphoesterase family protein — MTERPIRIAAVGDLHCRKTSAGTIAPLLSRVNEHADVLLLCGDLTDYGTPEEAHILAKELAVARVPMAGVLGNHDYEGGAQQEITKILTDAGVQILDGDAIEVHGIGIAGVKGFVGGFGRGTLGPWGERMIKAFVQEAIDEALKLEAALQRLRTERRIAIMHYAPVRGTVEGEPPEIFAYCGCGRLEEPLHRYPVDVVFHGHAHHGSPMSRTENGIPVHNVALPLMRRLHAEHPGFHVVELEPLHQPIDEMPTVR, encoded by the coding sequence ATGACGGAACGCCCCATTCGCATCGCCGCGGTCGGCGATCTGCACTGCCGCAAGACCTCCGCGGGCACGATCGCGCCGCTGCTCTCGCGCGTGAACGAGCACGCCGACGTGTTGCTGCTCTGCGGCGACCTCACGGACTACGGCACGCCCGAGGAGGCCCACATCCTCGCGAAGGAGCTCGCGGTCGCGCGCGTGCCGATGGCGGGCGTGCTCGGCAATCACGACTACGAGGGCGGCGCGCAGCAGGAGATCACGAAGATCCTCACCGACGCGGGCGTGCAGATCCTCGACGGCGACGCGATCGAGGTGCACGGCATCGGCATCGCGGGCGTGAAGGGCTTCGTCGGTGGCTTCGGCCGCGGCACGCTCGGCCCGTGGGGCGAGCGCATGATCAAGGCGTTCGTCCAGGAGGCGATCGACGAAGCGCTGAAGCTCGAGGCGGCGCTGCAGCGCCTGCGCACCGAGCGTCGCATCGCGATCATGCACTACGCGCCGGTGCGCGGAACGGTCGAGGGCGAGCCCCCGGAGATCTTCGCGTACTGCGGCTGCGGCCGCCTCGAGGAGCCGCTGCATCGGTACCCGGTCGACGTCGTGTTCCACGGCCATGCGCACCACGGCTCGCCGATGTCGCGCACCGAGAACGGCATCCCGGTCCACAACGTCGCGCTCCCGTTGATGCGCCGCCTCCACGCCGAGCACCCCGGCTTCCACGTCGTCGAGCTCGAGCCCCTGCACCAGCCCATCGACGAGATGCCCACCGTGCGCTGA
- a CDS encoding nucleotidyltransferase has protein sequence MRLASRASPERPPEDPELAFYAKVIRTLNRAHVPFLVAGAAVLQHHTGLCRDTKDLDLFIHERDLERALSTLEANGLETEVAFPHWLAKAHEHGKFVDLIYNSGNGATPVDDLWFEHASPGTLLGEPVSFCPVEETIWSKSFVQERERYDGADVAHLLAARAKDLDWKRLVWRYGRFWRVLLSHLVLFGFIYPDLARNVPDDVMDELLERLRVERQIVTRERLCLGTLLSREQYLVDIEAGRRDGRLPPTGRMHAVDVAAWTAAIHRKEE, from the coding sequence ATGCGCCTCGCGTCCCGCGCCTCGCCCGAGCGTCCGCCCGAGGATCCCGAGCTCGCGTTCTACGCGAAGGTGATCCGCACCCTGAACCGCGCGCACGTGCCCTTCCTCGTCGCAGGCGCGGCCGTTCTGCAGCACCACACCGGGCTCTGTCGCGACACCAAGGATCTCGATCTCTTCATCCACGAGCGCGATCTCGAGCGCGCGCTGAGCACGCTCGAGGCGAACGGGCTCGAGACCGAGGTCGCGTTCCCGCACTGGCTCGCGAAGGCGCACGAGCACGGGAAGTTCGTCGATCTCATCTACAACTCCGGGAACGGCGCGACGCCGGTCGACGACCTCTGGTTCGAGCACGCGTCGCCGGGAACGCTGCTGGGCGAGCCGGTCTCGTTCTGCCCGGTCGAGGAGACCATCTGGTCGAAGTCGTTCGTGCAGGAGCGCGAGCGCTACGACGGAGCAGACGTCGCGCACCTGCTCGCGGCACGCGCGAAGGATCTCGACTGGAAGCGGCTGGTGTGGCGCTACGGACGCTTCTGGCGCGTCCTGCTCTCGCACCTGGTGCTCTTCGGCTTCATCTACCCCGACCTGGCGCGAAACGTCCCGGACGACGTGATGGACGAGCTGCTCGAGCGGCTGCGGGTGGAGAGGCAGATCGTCACGCGCGAGCGCTTGTGCCTCGGAACGTTGCTGTCGCGCGAGCAGTACCTGGTCGACATCGAAGCGGGCCGCCGTGACGGACGATTGCCGCCGACCGGTCGCATGCACGCGGTCGACGTCGCGGCGTGGACCGCGGCGATCCACCGGAAGGAAGAGTAG
- a CDS encoding YdcF family protein, which produces MSVSPEPSLRVVFVQRGLPAASAGALAFVVGDRLGLVTLLGVRRLLDLEDAWLLFAAAIVSGAIAMTRARVLPWIGAWAVLALYVLVAFTPLFDAQYRAWLLEETPGPADAIVVLSSDVTRAGRLSSNGLSRLVAGLALARDGHAPLLVRTDLGPGHADDTGDARELAEGTSVEIVRVGPVASTRDEALRVDELAAARHLRRVIVVTDAMHERRAAATFRAMGLDVIAVPAPERDFSIPPRDPDDRVRAFEEWITERAAWTLYAMRGWIDEGDQAR; this is translated from the coding sequence GTGTCCGTGTCGCCCGAGCCTTCGCTCCGCGTCGTGTTCGTGCAGCGCGGGTTGCCCGCCGCGAGCGCGGGCGCCCTGGCGTTCGTCGTCGGCGATCGGCTCGGGCTCGTGACGTTGCTCGGGGTGCGGCGGCTCCTCGACCTCGAGGACGCGTGGCTGCTCTTCGCGGCCGCGATCGTGAGCGGCGCGATCGCGATGACCCGCGCCCGCGTGCTGCCGTGGATCGGCGCCTGGGCGGTGCTCGCGCTCTACGTGCTGGTCGCGTTCACGCCGCTCTTCGACGCGCAGTACCGCGCGTGGCTGCTGGAAGAAACGCCGGGTCCGGCCGACGCGATCGTCGTGCTCTCGTCGGACGTGACCCGCGCAGGTCGTTTGAGCAGCAACGGTCTGTCGCGCCTGGTCGCCGGGCTCGCGCTCGCGCGCGACGGGCACGCGCCGCTCTTGGTGCGCACCGACCTCGGGCCCGGCCACGCCGACGACACCGGCGACGCGCGCGAGCTCGCGGAGGGCACGAGCGTGGAGATCGTGCGCGTGGGGCCGGTCGCGAGCACCCGCGACGAGGCGCTGCGCGTCGACGAGCTCGCGGCCGCGCGTCACCTGCGTCGCGTGATCGTGGTGACCGACGCGATGCACGAGCGCCGCGCCGCCGCGACGTTCCGCGCGATGGGCCTCGACGTGATCGCGGTGCCGGCGCCGGAGCGCGACTTCTCGATCCCACCGCGCGATCCCGACGATCGCGTGCGCGCGTTCGAGGAATGGATCACGGAGCGCGCGGCTTGGACGCTGTACGCGATGCGTGGATGGATCGACGAGGGAGACCAGGCACGATGA
- a CDS encoding alpha-amylase family glycosyl hydrolase, with product MDAGPGYRRDGSPGPSFRPSCAGDGGQSGDASCGDGEVPMPEEDAGPPPPPCNEITFTLDRPGATSVWLSGSFLADASGTWPSTPEAGALELVNDGSGHWSVTHLVEPVGRHLYKFIVDETTWIFDPANDVREPDPFGSFNSVVSVCDVVPTGPVEGRVGDLEYRVETSADGYDVVITYVGTQTLDLAGSTIRLNGADVELPYDAETKTFTISRSDLAPNKYSYLLRLRTTTGANLTPLFLPIWIGEDYRYAGFSWTDGIVYQIFTDRFANGDPGNDIDNSAGTLAQVTDRRSQWQGGDFAGITQRIEDGYFDDMGINALWISSPILNSHGSQPAVDPADTRKFSSYHSYHPIATGHTHLDDYGYPNPIEPAFGTPEELHELVNAAHARGIRVIPDFVANHVQFEANIYERHPEWFFDYEMCHDNWDRLRVECWFTSLMPDVDYGGNPAAVDAVVAHAIWMVQEFDFDGFRADALKHMDDVFTRELRAAIVEQVETTVHDHARPFEPASFYMVGESLGGWARYHVREDMVQGQVDEGYYNRAKASLLTFGDNLQSLAGFAIGNDSAYRSPQPTMGGVGGYPGAVMGNFFGNHDQWRALTEAGGATAQGYARLRLAQTFLFTSPYNVPMLYQGDDIGTLGGQDPDNRAFMRFTGLSAEEQRSLQNAQRAGRARAEHQALRRGRRETVLVDANFWAYRVTHPGAEDVYVVLNRGDARSWSPPASGYVDALGNCTGGSVPALSSCIYVPSP from the coding sequence GTGGACGCTGGCCCAGGCTACCGGCGCGATGGGTCCCCAGGGCCGTCGTTCCGGCCATCCTGCGCGGGCGACGGCGGGCAGAGCGGTGACGCGTCGTGCGGCGACGGCGAGGTCCCGATGCCCGAGGAGGACGCCGGCCCGCCGCCTCCTCCTTGCAACGAGATCACGTTCACGCTCGATCGTCCCGGCGCGACGAGCGTGTGGCTCAGCGGCAGCTTCCTCGCCGACGCGAGCGGCACGTGGCCGAGCACGCCCGAGGCCGGCGCGCTCGAGCTGGTGAACGACGGCAGCGGGCACTGGAGCGTGACCCACCTGGTCGAGCCGGTCGGGCGTCACCTCTACAAGTTCATCGTCGACGAGACGACGTGGATCTTCGATCCCGCGAACGACGTGCGCGAGCCCGATCCGTTCGGCTCGTTCAACAGCGTCGTCTCGGTGTGCGACGTGGTGCCGACCGGACCGGTCGAAGGTCGGGTCGGTGATCTCGAGTACCGCGTCGAGACCTCGGCGGATGGCTACGACGTCGTGATCACCTACGTCGGCACGCAGACGCTCGACCTCGCAGGAAGCACGATCCGACTCAACGGCGCGGACGTGGAGCTGCCCTACGACGCCGAGACGAAGACCTTCACGATCTCGCGCAGCGATCTCGCACCCAACAAGTACAGCTACCTGCTGCGCCTGCGCACGACGACCGGCGCGAACCTCACGCCGCTCTTCCTCCCGATCTGGATCGGCGAGGACTATCGCTACGCCGGCTTCTCGTGGACCGACGGCATCGTCTACCAGATCTTCACCGACCGCTTCGCCAACGGCGATCCCGGCAACGACATCGACAACAGCGCGGGCACGCTCGCGCAGGTCACCGATCGTCGCAGCCAGTGGCAGGGCGGAGACTTCGCGGGGATCACCCAGCGCATCGAAGACGGCTACTTCGACGACATGGGCATCAACGCGCTGTGGATCAGCTCGCCCATCCTCAACTCGCACGGCTCGCAGCCCGCGGTCGATCCCGCGGATACCCGCAAGTTCTCGAGCTACCACTCGTACCACCCCATCGCGACGGGCCACACGCACCTCGACGACTACGGGTATCCGAACCCGATCGAGCCTGCGTTCGGCACGCCCGAGGAGCTGCACGAGCTGGTGAACGCGGCCCACGCCCGAGGCATCCGCGTGATTCCCGACTTCGTCGCGAACCACGTGCAATTCGAGGCGAACATCTACGAGCGGCACCCCGAGTGGTTCTTCGACTACGAGATGTGCCACGACAACTGGGACCGTCTTCGCGTCGAGTGCTGGTTCACGTCGCTGATGCCCGACGTCGACTACGGCGGGAATCCCGCGGCCGTCGACGCGGTGGTCGCGCACGCGATCTGGATGGTCCAGGAGTTCGACTTCGACGGCTTCCGCGCCGACGCGCTGAAGCACATGGACGACGTCTTCACGCGCGAGCTGCGCGCCGCGATCGTCGAGCAGGTCGAGACGACGGTGCACGATCACGCGCGCCCGTTCGAGCCCGCGTCGTTCTACATGGTCGGCGAGTCGCTCGGCGGATGGGCGCGCTACCACGTCCGCGAGGACATGGTGCAGGGCCAGGTCGACGAGGGGTATTACAACCGCGCGAAGGCGTCGCTGCTGACGTTCGGCGACAACCTGCAGAGCCTCGCGGGCTTCGCGATCGGGAACGACAGCGCATATCGCTCGCCCCAGCCCACGATGGGCGGCGTCGGCGGCTATCCCGGCGCGGTCATGGGCAACTTCTTCGGCAACCACGACCAGTGGCGCGCGCTGACCGAAGCGGGCGGCGCGACGGCGCAGGGATATGCGCGACTGCGGCTCGCACAGACGTTCCTCTTCACGTCGCCGTACAACGTCCCGATGCTCTACCAGGGCGACGACATCGGCACGCTCGGCGGGCAGGACCCCGACAACCGCGCGTTCATGCGCTTCACCGGGCTGAGCGCGGAGGAGCAGCGCTCGCTGCAGAACGCGCAGCGCGCGGGACGTGCGCGCGCCGAGCACCAGGCGCTGCGTCGCGGCCGTCGCGAGACCGTGCTCGTCGACGCGAATTTCTGGGCGTACCGCGTGACCCATCCGGGCGCGGAGGACGTGTACGTGGTGCTCAACCGCGGCGACGCGCGCTCGTGGTCCCCGCCGGCGAGCGGCTACGTCGATGCGCTCGGCAACTGCACCGGTGGCAGCGTGCCGGCGCTCTCGAGCTGCATCTACGTGCCCTCCCCCTAG